From the genome of Pirellulales bacterium:
GCTTGATTGTACTCGCCCCGCAATCGGGATGCGCCATGGTTCTCGCGGATTCAGGGGGGGACATCGCCGTGTACCGCAGTCGTAAGGTGGGACAAGCGAGCTTGCGAGCGCCGGCCCACCGTGATGGACGTCGCTTTCGGTGGGCCGGCGCTCGCAAGCTCGCTTGTCCCACCTTACGCTTCGCTGGAACAAAAACCGTTTAAGCAAAACACCGGGGCGGTTATTCCTGCCAGCCCGCCAGGATGCGCTCCACCTCTTCCTTGTGCCCCGTTTCGTCGCTCACCTGGTTTTCGAGCGCCACCTTCAGGCCCACGTCGCCGAACGATTCGGCATGTTCCACGCGCCGCGTGTAGTCGGCAATGGCTTGCTTCTCGGCCTGCAGCACGTTGAGCAGCATTTCGCGCGGCGTCTGGGCTTCGGGCACAGGACGCGGCACGGTGGTCGGCTGTCCGCCGAGGGCCGCAATCTTGTCAGACAAGAACTGCGCATGTCCCAACTCGTCGGTGACTTCCGCCTGGAATAATGCCCGCAGCTCCTTGCGATACGGCCCGGTGATCGTGGCCGAATAGTGCAAATACATGATCACGGCCTGCAGTTCGCCGGCCAGGTCTTCATTGAGGCCCTCCAGCAGCGACTCGCGCATGCTTTCGTTGGTCCCCGGTTCTGATACCCCGCTGGTTTGGTACTCGTGCTCTCGGGTGGTCGTGGCCATGATTGGATTGGCTCCTTTCTAGTTATCGTCGTAAGGTGGGACCAGCGAGCTTGCGAGCGCCGGCCCACCATGTTCGAGGCGTTGGGCGTTGGGCGTTAGGGCATCGGTAGAACAGCGCGCCTAAAGCCTTACGCCCACCGCCTAACGCCTTGCTTTCGGTGGGCCGGCGCTGGCAAGCTCGCTGGTCCCACCTACCGCCGTTCATGGGCAAATGCAAAGACCGTGCCTGCTAGGTAAGACTACTGGACGGCATCTTCGGCATACGCCTTGCTCATATCGACAGGACCATTTTCTTCATTCACAAGGAGCGATTCATGGCTAGCCCAGGCGGCCGGCTCGGGAATGCCGCGCACATGGGCCCCGGCGTAGTTCGTGAACCGCTTCACGGGCCGGCGACTTCAAACACCTGCGCACATTTGGGGCACTTCACCGCGTTGATTTTTCCCGAGGGCAGCCGAAGAGGCGCTTGACAATGAGGGCATTGGCACACTTTTTCGGCCGCACTGGGCGGCGCGGGCTGACCGGACGCCGACGGCGGACCCCGGCCGGTGGCGACCGCCGGCGCTTCGCCCGATGATCCGGCCTCGACCTTGATCGGCTTCTTGCAAACCAGGCAATCGACCGTGCCGCCGCGCGTCGAATCTTCCAACAGCATGAACTTGCGGCAATCGGCGTGCGGGCACTGAACGATAAACGGCATGGAACGGCACCGTCTTGGCTAGGTTCAACGTATCTTAAGTTGGTTCACAAACTCGGCCTCGCGGCCGATGTCGTCTTCCGTCAGGCCGTATTCTCGCTTGATCTCGGCCTGTGCGAAGCGGCCGCCGGTCATGTCGAGCGCCATCACGCTGATCCGGCCGTTGGCGCCGTAGCTCAGCCGCACCTGCACCGGCGAGCGGACCGGCAGGTTGGGCGGCAGCCCCGTCACCTCGCACTCGCCGATCGGAATGTTGTCGTTCGGCCGCTCCGACTCGCCTTCCAGCACCTTGACCACCACGTGCCTGGCGCCGGCCTTGGTCAGGCGAAAGATGCGGCTGGCGGCGAACGGAAGCTGGGTATTCTTCGCGATCACAAAAGCGTTCACCGGCCGGCCGCGCTTGGTGGCTTTGATGCCCAGGCTGTAGGCGTTCACGTTGAACACTTCGACGTCTTTGAGCTCGTCTTTCAGACCTTCGTCGATCTCCAGATCGCCGGCCGTGCCCTTGGCCGCCACGATGCCCGCGTGGATGGCCGCGCCGCGGGCCACCACCTGGTCGGCATCGAGACTATCGTCGGGCTCTTTGCCGGTCGCCTTGCGGAGCATCTCCTTGACCATCGGCATCCGCGTCGAGCCGCCCACCAGCAGCACGCGGTCGATGTCGGTCCAGCTCAGCCTGGCCTGCTCGACCACGAGATCCGTGACGATTTGCGTCTGCACGAGCAGCTCTCGCGACAGATCCTCGAATTGCTCGCGGCTGAGATTGAGCGTCAGCGAGTGTTCTTGGTGGAAGCACTCCAGCGGCACCTGCGGCAGGTCGCTGAGCAGGATCTTCGAGCGCTCGGCCAAGGCGGTCAGCGCCGCGCGGCGCTGGTCGTCGGCCAGCGGGTCGATGCCGTATCGCTCGCGGAACTGAGCGGCGATGTGTTGCACGATCTTTTCGTCCCAGTCCTTGCCGCCAAGCTGCACGGCCCCGTCGGTGGCCAAGGTCTCGAACCGTTTGGCCGCCAGGCGGACGACCGTGACGTCGAAGGTGCCGCCGCCGAGATCGTAGACCAGGGCGGTCAAGGTTCCGCCCGGCACGTCGAGCGGAGACGCCGCACCGCCGGCCGATTGGCCCGCCATGGCATACGACAGCGCGGCGGCCGTCGGCTCGTTGAGAACGTCGATCACGTCCAGCCCGGCGATGCGGCCGGCGTCCTCCGTCGCTTTGCGGCGCGTTTCGTTGAAGAAGGCGGGCACGGTGATCACCGCCTTGGCGATCGGGCCGATGTGCCGTTCGGCGTCCTGCTTCAGCTTGCGGAGGATGACGGCCGAAAGGGTTTCGGGGCGGAAGACGCGGCCATCGACGGGGTGCGAATAGCGCACGCCGCCCATATCGCGTTTGACCCACAGGGCGACGCGTGCGGCATCGACCGCCGCCGCCTCGCGCGCCGCCTTGCCGACCACCGCGGAATTGCCGTTCAAGTAGACGGCGCTGGGCGTGAGCGGGTCGCCGTCTTTGTTGGACAAGGTCACCGCTTTGCCCTTGGCATCGAGGTGGGCAATGACGGAGAACGTCGTGCCCAGGTCGATGCCTACCAGGTTGTGATGCTCGCGCGACAAAGCGGTGTCTCCCATGGTTCCAGCCTACGTTCTAACAATCTTTTCATCCGTCGTCAGCCGGAGATACCGGCGGTCGCAGTTCAATTCCGATGGTTTCGCCCGGAAAAACGGGCTGCGGCAGGAACAAAGACAGCTTATCGCGGCCGCGGGCAACCGTCGTAGACCAACCGCCGGCCCGAGGCCGCACGTCGATGACGGTCCAACCGTTCTCCTGGGTGCTGGCCATCGCCGAGAGTTGCTGGGGCCGGATCAGCAGCGTGTCGGCCCCGGCCGGCGCGATTGCGGGCGGCGACGTTTCTCGAGTGGCGATGATACCTTGACGCAGCCACGCTCGCGGCAGTTCGATGCACGGGCCGGTCCAGCGGGCAACGGCTTCGCTGACCGGATGCCAATGGAGCTCGGACGGCGTACCCTCTTGCACCAGGCGGCCGCCGTCGAGCACGGCGATGCGCTCGCAAACCATCGCGGCTTCGTCCCACGAATGTGTGACAAAGATGCACGTCGTGCGACGCGCGGAGACGCAATCGCGGATCAGCTCCAGCATGTCGGTGCGCAAGGGAGGGTCGAGATGCGCCAGCGGCTCATCGAGGAGCAGAAGGTCGGGACCGACTGCCAAAGCGCGGGCCAGGGCCAATCGCTGGGCTTCGCCGCCACTGAGCTGCGCGGGGCGGTGGTTCCAGACACGGGCCGGCAAACGCAGCTCGCCGAGCAGTGCTTCCGCCCGACGCCGGCGGTCGTTGACGGCGTGGCGAAACAAAACGCAGCGTAAATGCTCGAGCGCGGTGAGGTGAGGCCAGAGGGCCAGGCTCTGGAACACCATGCCAATTCGCCATCGGCCGTTCGCGGGGCCGTCGATGATGATGTTGCCGGAGGTGCAGCGGGTCAAGCCGGCAAGAAGCCTGAGCAGCGTCGTCTTGCCGGCGCCCGAGCCGCCCAAGAGTCCCACCACCTTGCCGGCTTCGATCTGCCAACAGACCCGGTCGAGCACCTCGACACGGTCGAAACGCTTCGTGACCTCGTGACACTTGATCGAATACATCGTCAAACCACTTCCAGGCAGCGATTGGTAAGCAGAAAATACGCCAGCACGGGCAAGAGGGCCACCGCCAACTGCATCAGAGCCAGGCTGGCCGCCACGTGGACCGGGCCGAAGTGCATGAACGTGAACAGCCGCAAGGCCAGCGTTCCCTGACCCGGCGCGCAGAGGAGTTGGCTGATTTCGACTTCGCCCACGGTGAGCACGTAACCGATCAGTACCGCCGCCAAGGCATGATCGGCCAACAGCGGAAGATCGATCCACCATGCCCGCCGCCAGCGGCCCAACCCCGACAGCCACGCCGACTCGCGCCATTCGCCGGCGATGCGGCGCTCGCCCGACGCCATGGCACGGGCGGCAAACGGCCAAGCTCGCGCGGTCAAGGCCAAGACGACGAGCGCGTTGGTGTTGCCCAACGCCTTCAGATCCACTGGCCAATCGCGATTGTAAAACTGGGAATAGGCCAGTCCCAAGACCAGCGCCGGCACGCCAATCGGCAGCAGCGACAGGAAGTCCAAAGCGAGGCTCTTTCGCCGGGCGGCCGCTCGCCCGACCACCGTGGCCGCCAGCAGCGCGAGGGCGGCTGCCAGCAACGCCGTGCGCAAGGTGTTGGCGGTCTCCGGCGCCGCGTCGCGAGCGGCAGCCAGAAACTTCGGCAGCGACCGGCACTCGACCACCATCGCGGAAACCGGCAAAACGACCGTGATCGCCAGATAGCCGGCCAACGCGGCCGCCACAAGCCAGGCCCGCCGCCCCAACTCGATGCGCTGAGCGGCCGTTTCGCTTCGGGCCGTGACATACTGCCGGCGCCGTTCGACGAACGCCAGCACTGCCACGGCGAACAGAGCGACCGAGAGCAAGGCCAGCGCCGATCGCGAGGCGCCGCCGCGATCGAGGTAGTTGGTCAGACGCAGATAGACCTCGATGGGAAACAAGCGACATTGCAGGACGTGCGGAACGCTGAAGTTGCCCAGGCTGAGTGCGAACGCCAGCAGCCAAGCGGCTGCCGCTTCCGGCCGAACGGCCCCGGCCAGCCATCGCCCGCGGCGCCACGGCGGCAACAGCAGGCGGGCCGCGTCCCAACCCGACTGCGGCAACCGGGCCAGTCCACGCCCGATGAGCAACATCGCCAGCGGAGCGTACATCTGGCCCAGCACCAGCACCGACGAAGTGAAATGCCCGGCGTCGAGCTGAGTCAGCCAAGGCCGCCAAGTGTCGCCCAGCCAGCGGTCGACAAGCCCGCTCGACCCATAGCAATAGACCTGAGCCAACGCCCACACCGCACTGGGTGAAGCGAAGGCGATCAGCATGGCCGTGGCCCACAGGCTGCGGGCCGGCAAATCGGTCAGTTCCAGCGCGGCCGCCACCAGGCCGCCCACGATGACGGCCACACTCGCGGCGGCGGCGCTCACCGCCAGACTGGCCGCGAACGAGGTCCAAGGGAACGCCGGCCGGCCCGCAACGCCGACGGCCGGCGACGGCGGCCCGGTGAAAGCTTGTTCGGGCGAAGAACGATCGCCGATGGCGAGCGCCGCCAAGGGCAGGAGCAACACCATTGCCACGCCCAAGGCCGGCCACAACGGCCAACCGGGCAAATATTCGTGCTGGTGCGCGATGCCTTTGCCGGTCACGGATGAAAGTGCTCCCGCGTCCAGCGACTGCTCGTGTCGAGTTGCTCGTAGATCGCCGTATGCGTTACCTGCATGGTTCGCAGCGGCCAAGCGCGCGACACGAACTTGGGCTGCGGCGAACCGCGGCGTACCGGCAAGTAGCCTTTGCCGTCGGCCGTGAGCGCCGCTTCAACCTGGCGGCTGACGAGGTAGTCGATGAGCCGCCGGGCCGACTCGCCGTGCGGCGCCCCGCGCACCAGCGCCACGCTGCTCGGCACCAGCAGCGTTCCCTGATCGTGCTGGTCGGGAAACACCATTCCGATCGGTTCGCCGTCGGCCAGACCGGAGAGCACGTCGTCGGTGTCGGTGAGTCCGACGAAAACCGGCGAGGCGCCCGGCTTGGCGCGGGCCACGAGATTCTTGACCATCGCGTTGCCGTCCACGATTCGCACGTCGTTGGCCAGAAGATCGTCGAACCACTTCGTCGCGCCTTCCGGCCCCAGCGCCGCGAACAGGGCGGCCGCGTGAGCGCGGGTGGTGCCAAACTGCGGGTCGGCGATGGCCACCTGGCCCCGCCATTCGGGCCCGGCGAGGTCTTGCAAGCCGCGAGGGGCCTTTTGTTCCGGCACATGGTCGGTGTTATAGACGATCACGCGGGCCCGCATGGCCACCGCGGTCCAACGGCCGTCGGCGTCTTTCGAATCGGCGGGAATATCGGCCGCTTCGGGAGACTCGTAACGATCGAGCAGGCCGCGATCGGCCAGCAGCAGTGTCTGCACCAGTTCGTTATTCCAAAAGACGTCGCACCGCGGCGACTGCGACTCCGCCAGCAACCGTGTTACGAGTCCGGTCGTCTTGGCCGCTTCGGCGTCGTAAACGGCGCGAACGTGAATGCCCGAAGCCGTTTGGAAGTCGTTCAAGATCGGCTCGGCATCGCCGCGGTCGATGGCCACGTAGACGACGACCTCGGGGGTATCCTCGCTACGGCAGCCCGGCAAAACGCACAGCGCGATTATCGCAAGCCAGATGCCGCCTTCGATCAATGGCGTCGCCCCTTTCGATAGTAGACCTCCGATCCGACTCGCATGAAATATAAAGGCGAGAAGTGGCCGTCAGCGTCACGTTGGGCGATGACGTCTTGAATCGAGTCGCCAAACCAGATGCAGCCGCTGGCCGGGTCGATTCCGGCGGTCCTTCCGATTTGTTTTGACAGATCATGCCGCCGCTGATATTCCGACAAAAGCTCTCGCGCTCGGTTCGAATCAGCTTCGGTCCAATGAGAAACGGTCATTCCAAATTCCTCAACGAACGCATATTCTACTGGCGGCGAACCTATGATCCATCTTAGATTGGCTACTCGACTAAGAAAAGGCCGACATTGCTTCGTCAAGGCCCCAGCTCCATCTTGGCATGCGCGACGACCAGGGCTTCGGCGTCGGGATACCAGGGAAACGACTTGTAGAGAAGCTGCACCTCGGCGACGACCGGCGGCCCGACGATGGGAAAACGTGCCTCGAACGTCTGGTCGATGCGCAGCTTCTCCGCACTCGACTCTCCACGAAAGGGCGTGATGCCTTTGATCAACTCCTGCCTGGCCAGCGTGATCTCGCCCCGCGAATTGCGCTCGATCACCTGAAGATACAGTACGCGATTGTGTCGCTCGCCCGGAAAGTTATGCCCCGTGGCATGGTTTGTGGCGGACACGACGAGTTCGTCGCGGTCGCGGCGGCAGCTCAGTTTCGCCGCCGAACGAATCAGATTGAGATCGTGTCCGCCGAGGCAGACATGATTGCGGCCGTGGGCCCTCTCGGCGACCGCCGGCATGTGGCACGACTGGCATTCTTTGCTCGCCGTGCGATACCGGCTTTCGTGCCAATCTTGATAGATCGCCTGGTGGCAGGCGCCGCAGGCCCGGCTGCCGCCGAAACCCTTGACCTCACGCGGACGGCAGGGCGCGTCGGCGATGGTCCGCGCGGCCGCAATGCCGCCCTCGGCCAGGCCATGACAGCTCAGGCAATCGACCCCGCTGGCCGGGTCGTCGGCGCGCAGCTCGATCGGAGCGCTGACATCCATCACGAGTTCGCGGACCGGAGCGTGGCACGACTGGCAGCGGCGGTCGAAGCCGAAATGTTGAAATGCGGCCTGCACCGGATCGTCGCTCCAGGCGCGCGAGTGGTACGAGGTTTGCCATTCACGCCACACCTGCTCGTGACAGCCACGGCAATCGCCGGCGGCCTTCACGCTCGAGGCGGCAGGCGACGGCGGGCCGGCGCGCGGCGCTTGGCCGATGGCCACCAGCAAGGCCAGGGCCACCAAGCAGAGCAAAGCAGCGGCAATTCGCGTTTTGGCAAACATGAAACGAGAAAGCGGGGCTTAATGAATTACGATCGGATTGTAGTGTTCTGCAAGTTATCCCGATTTTATGCCGCCGTCGTAAGGTGGGGCCAGTCCCGCGCGGACGGAACGCTTTCGGCGGAGGGGGCGACAATCGGCGTGCCGGACTCAGAACGGCCAGGCCCTGCGCAGCGCGGCGCGCTGCTTTTCGATAAGCTGCTCGATGCCGCCGCGGGCCAACTTCACCAAGGCCGCCAGCTCCTGCTCGCTGAAGGTCGCTTCTTCGCCGGTCCCCTGCACCTCGACGAAACGTCCCGCACCGGTCATGACCACGTTCATGTCGACGCTGGCGGCAAAATCTTCCTGGTAATCGAGGTCGAGCACCGGCCGCCCGTCGACCAGACCAACGCTGACCGCGGCCACGCTATCGCACAGCGGACGGCGCTGGGCGTCGGGCAATTCTTTGATCGCGGCCAGGGCGTCGACCAATGCCACCAATGCCCCGGTGATGCTCAACGTCCTGGTGCCGCCGTCGGCGTCCAAGACGTCGCAATCGACCGTGATCGACCGCTCCCCGAGGGCTTCCAGGTCGACGATGGCCCGCAGACTTCGGCCGATCAGCCGTTGAATTTCCGTGGTTCGGCCGTCGATCTTGCCGGCGCGATCCCGCGGCTTGCGAGGGCTCGTGCTGCCGGGCAGCATGCTGTATTCGGCGGTGACCCAGCCGCGACCTTCGCCTTTCATCCAGCCAGGCACTTCTTCGGCCACGCTGGCCGTGCAGAGCACCGTGGTGCGGCCGGCCTGAATAAGCACGCTGCCGGACGCGGTACGGGTGAAGCCCCGCTTGATCGTGATTGGGCGCAGCTCGTCGGCCCGCCGGCCATCGTGGCGGAGCAGTTTTGGATTTTGGGTTTTCACGCTTTGGCTCCCAGCAGCCAGGCCAAGATCCCTTTCTGCACGTGCAGCCGATTGGCGGCCTGTTGCACCACCACGCTCGACGGTCCGTCCATCACGCCGTCGGTCACTTCTTCGCCGCGACGCGCCGGCAGGCAGTGCATGAAGAACGTGTTTTCGGGCGCGTGCGAGAGCAAGGCTTCGTTCACCTGGTAGTCGGCCAGCGCCTGCCGCCGCACGTCGCTTTCGGCTTCCTGGCCCATGCTCGTCCAGACATCGGTATAGATGGCCGCCGCGTCGCGCACCGCTTTGCGCGGATCGGCGGTCACGGTCAGCTTCAATTGCGGCACCACCTTCTTCAGCAGGGCCAGAAAGTCGGCCTCGAACTGATACTCCTTGGGCGCCGCCAGGATAAACCGCATGCCCAGCTTGCCGCAGCCGATCGCCAGGCTGCGGGCCACGTTGTTCCCGTCGCCCACGTAAGCCAGCGTCCGGCCTTTCAACGGCCCAACCAGCTCGCGCAACGTAAACAGGTCGGCCAGCGCCTGGCAGGGATGCAGGTAATCCGTCAGCCCGTTGATGACCGTACACGTCGAATGCTCGGCCAGCTCCTGCAGCTTCTGGTGCGACTGAGCACGCACGACGATGGCGTCGACATAGGTGCTCAGCACGCGGGCAAAATCGGCGATCGTCTCCCGCGATCCCCAGCCCACCTCCTTGCCGAGAAACAGGCTGCTGCCGCCCAGATGACAGATGCCGGCCTCGAAGCTGACTCGCGTCCGCAGCGAAGGCTTCTCGAACAGCAAGGCGATCACGCGGCCGGGCAGCAGCGCCTCTCGCAGTCCCTGGGCGTGCTTGCTTTTCAGGTCTTCGCTGATGGCAAACACCCGCTCGAATTCGGCGCTCGACAGATCGGCCAGCGTGATTAAGTTGCGCATGGCTTATACGGGCTGCTCCACTTGTTCCTTCAATACTTCGGCCAGCACGTCGCAAGCGTCGTGGGCCTGTTGCTGGCTGAGATTGAGCGCCGGCAAAAGGCGGATGACCGTTCCCTGCGTGCAATTGACCAGCAGCTTGCGGTCCATGCAGGCTTTGACCACCGGCGCTCCTTCACGCGCCAGCTCGATTCCGATCATCATGCCCAGCACGCGAACGTCTTCAATGGCGTCGCACTCGCCGCGGAGCGTTTCCAGGCGGTCGCGAAAGACTTCGCTCACCTGCTTTGCGTTCTCCAGCAGGTTCTCTTCTTCGATCATCTCGATGGCCGCGATGCCGGCCCGTGCCGCGATGGGATTGCCGCCGAAGGTGGCGGCGTGCATGCCCGGCCGCAAACTGGGCGCGATTTCGGGCTTGGTCAGCATCGCTCCGCCCGCGATGCCCCCGCACAACGCCTTGGCCAGCGTCATCACGTCGGGCACGACGCCGAAGTGCTGGTAGGCGAACCACTCTCCCGTGCGGCCGAAACCGCTCTGCACTTCGTCGAAGATCAGCAGCAGACCGTGCTCGTCGCAAAGCTCACGCAGACCGGCGAGAAACTCTTGCGGCGGAATGTTGATGCCGCCTTCGCCCTGCACCGGCTCGACCATGATGGCGGCCGTTTCGGCATCGACCAGCTTGCGCACCGCCTCAAGATCGCCGTAGGGTGCATAGACGAAGCCGGCCATCAACGGCCCCAGACCTTCGTGATATTTCGGCTGGGCGGTGGCCGCGGTCGAACCGAGCGTGCGGCCGTGGAAGCCGCCGGTGAAGGTGATGATCTTGTAGCGTTGCTTGGGCGTGTGCAGGCGGGCCAGCTTGATGGCCGCCTCGTTGGCCTCGGTGCCCGAATTGCAAAAGAACGCCTGCCCGCCAAAACTCCGCTCCGAAAGCGCCTTGGCCCACAGCCCCTGGGCCTCGATGTACCAGGTGTTCGGCACGTGGATCAGCGTGGCGACCTGCTCCTGAACGGCCTTCACCACCGGCGCCGGACAATGCCCCAGCAGATTGCAGCCCCAGCCGGGAAACAGGTCGAGATAGCGCTTCCCCTCGCTGTCCCAGACATAGGAACCTTCGCCGTGCGTCAGGCACACCGGGTAGCGGTTATAATTCGGGATGACGTACTTCTTGAACAGCTCGATGACTTCGGACGACGAAGAAGCCAGCGACTGGGACACGGGGGGCGGTGCAACGGCGGCTTGCGAACTTGCCATGAGATGACTTCCTAATTGATTTTGTTCCACACGGGCGTAGAGACAAGCGACTCCGGGCCTTGGTTCGGCCTTCATTCGTTGACGATTTCGGTTCCCACACCGCTGCTGGTGTAGATTTCCAGCAGCAGCGAATGGCGCAGCCGTCCGTCGATGATGTGGATCTTGCTGACGCCGTTGTTGAGCGTCTCCAGGCAGGCTTCGACTTTGGGGATCATGCCCGACTCGATCGCACCGCTGGCCATCAACCCCCGCGCTTCGGCCGCGGTGAGCGAGTGGATGAGCGAGGCGGGGTCGTCTTTGCTGCGGCGGACGCCGTTCACGTCGCTGAGAAAGACGAGCTTTTCGGCCCGCATCTCCTGGGCGACGGCGGTGGCCGCCGTGTCGGCGTTCACGTTCAACTTCTGCTTCTGGCCGTCGACGCACATGGAGGGGATGACCGGGACGATGCCGGCATAGCACAGGTTCTCGACCGTCGTGCGGTCGACGCGCGTCACCTGACCGACGTGCCCCAGGTCGATCGGCTGGCCGTTTTCGCCGTCGAGCATCATCCGCTCGCCAAACAGGACGTTGGTGGTGTGGAAGTTGAGCGGCGCGGCGCGGCCGCCGAGTTCTTCGATGCGCTCGAAAATGTGCTCGTTGGTTTCATAGGCCAGCACGCGCTCGACGATTTCGAGCGCGGCGTCGTCGGTATAGCGGCGGCCTTGCACGAACCGCGGCACCAGCCCGGCCTCGGTCATGGCGCGGCTGATGGCCGCGCCGCCACCGTGGACCACCACGGGCCGCATGCCGACGGTGCGCATGAAGATGATGTCGAGCAGCAGGTGCCGCAGGGCGTTGGCGTCTTCCATCACGCTGCCGCCCAGCTTGATGACGGTGACTTTGTCGCGGAAACGCCGGATCCATTCCAGCGCCTCGATGAGCACGTCGGCCTTTTCGATGGCGCTAGACAGCGGCTTTGTCTCCTGGAACGTGGTCGGCTGGGCCTGGCCGGCGGGTAACCATTCAGCGACGGCAATGCTCACGGGCGGCGGTCCTCCGTTGTGTTGCGGGGCCGAAAGAAAACAAGCTTCCCCAGGGGAAGCGTGGTCTCGCCGGCGTCAGGATGGAAGAAAACGTTTTATTGTAGATGACGGCAGGGGGGTGTCAACTATTCTTCCGGCCTCGGCGGCTCATCGGCCGGAAAAACGGGCCGCCATCGATGATGCCCGGCGTCCGGCTTTACCGGCGGCAACCTTTGACAAGCCTTTGCCAGCCCGTGACAATGAGCTCTGACAGTCGGCGTGAGCCCATTGTGACAGGTCAGACTTGGGCGGCGTTGGGCAGAAGCAATCCAACGGCTACGGGAGATCCTTGACTTTCAAGCCATGCCAGAAAACGGCTACGACCCGCAACGCCTTGACCGCCGAAGATTTGTGAAGGCGTCGCTGATTTCTGCCGCATTGCCGATCGGCGCGGCAGCGGCGTGTCGCGAGAGCCGGGCCGCGGAGCCGCTGCCGGCAACGGCCGAGATTCCCGAGATCATCGACACCAACGTCCACTTGTTCGAGTGGCCTTTTCGCCGGCTCA
Proteins encoded in this window:
- the argB gene encoding acetylglutamate kinase, which gives rise to MSSAIEKADVLIEALEWIRRFRDKVTVIKLGGSVMEDANALRHLLLDIIFMRTVGMRPVVVHGGGAAISRAMTEAGLVPRFVQGRRYTDDAALEIVERVLAYETNEHIFERIEELGGRAAPLNFHTTNVLFGERMMLDGENGQPIDLGHVGQVTRVDRTTVENLCYAGIVPVIPSMCVDGQKQKLNVNADTAATAVAQEMRAEKLVFLSDVNGVRRSKDDPASLIHSLTAAEARGLMASGAIESGMIPKVEACLETLNNGVSKIHIIDGRLRHSLLLEIYTSSGVGTEIVNE